A region from the Mercenaria mercenaria strain notata chromosome 7, MADL_Memer_1, whole genome shotgun sequence genome encodes:
- the LOC123554076 gene encoding metalloreductase STEAP4-like isoform X2: MEIKDITMNEQRQSVGILGTGDFARALAKRLYFSGYDVIIGSRRPEENLLSAIDECLCNMSLVSIEECIESVSVIFLAVHAENFKDLLQEYTEHFDGKIVVDVSNRDKASDTYSNAEYLQTLIPRASVVKAFNVISAYAMENNYNTSSRQVFIAGNNDLARGAVSNIARAMNFTPVDFGSLIAARRIEKHPLLLFPGWSGPCWFTITVFIIWLLYLVFIYYIEQTVYEWEQIFVKVLNKAICMTGITVLSVTYLASSFAAIIQLYNGTKHIRFSRWLDKWLKNRKQLGLISFMLIAIHAIMSTLIMSPTYLRSWYHSTKIVIPHNMSEAYEFQNINWMTWKGEAACMTGIFSFTLLCFVCVSTLPSVTDTLNWREWRFVQSKLGHLALFLAVVHVLVMGIPGWAKTPKKVYKSITFLSSFLPWITILLKLFFSIPCVDRYITKIRKGWERKDARCKATCVRSKNHSYAIVNCSQTTGKVGDNCLCPCDVVDMTTFDKTNCVYSETKNT; this comes from the coding sequence ATATCACAATGAATGAACAAAGGCAATCGGTCGGAATACTTGGTACTGGCGACTTTGCACGCGCACTGGCAAAGCGACTCTACTTCTCCGGATATGACGTAATTATAGGAAGCAGAAGACCGGAAGAAAATCTACTTTCCGCGATAGACGAGTGTTTATGTAACATGTCTCTCGTAAGCATAGAAGAATGTATTGAATCAGTTTCCGTCATTTTCTTAGCGGTTCATGCTGAAAACTTCAAAGATTTGTTACAAGAATATACTGAACACTTCGATGGTAAAATTGTTGTTGATGTTTCAAATAGGGATAAGGCAAGTGATACTTATTCAAATGCAGAATATCTTCAAACACTCATTCCACGGGCATCAGTAGTCAAGGCGTTTAACGTCATTTCCGCTTACGCAATGGAAAACAATTACAACACAAGCAGTCGACAAGTCTTTATTGCAGGCAACAATGACCTTGCTCGAGGAGCTGTTTCAAATATTGCTCGTGCAATGAATTTTACTCCAGTAGATTTTGGAAGCCTCATAGCTGCTCGACGAATTGAGAAACATCCACTATTATTATTTCCCGGCTGGAGTGGACCATGTTGGTTTACTATAACAGTGTTCATTATTTGGCTGTTATATCTggttttcatttattatattgAACAGACAGTCTACGAATGggaacaaatatttgtaaaagtgtTGAACAAAGCCATCTGTATGACTGGAATTACAGTACTGTCTGTGACATACTTAGCTAGCAGCTTTGCAGCAATAATACAGCTGTATAATGGGACAAAACACATCCGGTTCTCAAGATGGTTAGACAAATGGTTGAAAAATCGCAAACAGCTTGGACTAATTTCGTTCATGTTGATAGCAATTCATGCCATCATGTCAACACTTATAATGTCACCTACATATCTAAGATCATGGTACCATTCAACGAAAATAGTTATTCCGCATAACATGTCTGAAGCGtatgaatttcaaaatattaactggATGACATGGAAAGGAGAAGCTGCGTGTATGACCGGTATCTTTTCATTTACTCTTCTATGTTTCGTCTGTGTTTCTACCTTACCGTCGGTCACAGACACACTTAACTGGCGAGAATGGCGTTTTGTGCAGTCAAAGCTTGGCCACTTGGCGTTATTTCTAGCAGTTGTCCACGTGTTAGTAATGGGCATACCAGGTTGGGCGAAAACTCCAAAGAAGGTATACAAATCCATAACATTTTTATCCTCATTTCTTCCGTGGATAACCATTTTGTTGAAACTGTTTTTCTCAATACCGTGTGTCGatagatatattacaaaaattagaAAAGGTTGGGAAAGGAAAGACGCACGATGCAAGGCCACATGTGTTCGTTCAAAGAACCATAGTTATGCCATTGTGAATTGCAGCCAGACAACTGGAAAAGTAGGCGATAACTGTTTATGTCCATGTGATGTTGTAGACATGACAACATTTGATAAAACCAACTGTGTATACTCTGAAACTAAGAACACTTGA
- the LOC123554076 gene encoding metalloreductase STEAP4-like isoform X3, with the protein MNEQRQSVGILGTGDFARALAKRLYFSGYDVIIGSRRPEENLLSAIDECLCNMSLVSIEECIESVSVIFLAVHAENFKDLLQEYTEHFDGKIVVDVSNRDKASDTYSNAEYLQTLIPRASVVKAFNVISAYAMENNYNTSSRQVFIAGNNDLARGAVSNIARAMNFTPVDFGSLIAARRIEKHPLLLFPGWSGPCWFTITVFIIWLLYLVFIYYIEQTVYEWEQIFVKVLNKAICMTGITVLSVTYLASSFAAIIQLYNGTKHIRFSRWLDKWLKNRKQLGLISFMLIAIHAIMSTLIMSPTYLRSWYHSTKIVIPHNMSEAYEFQNINWMTWKGEAACMTGIFSFTLLCFVCVSTLPSVTDTLNWREWRFVQSKLGHLALFLAVVHVLVMGIPGWAKTPKKVYKSITFLSSFLPWITILLKLFFSIPCVDRYITKIRKGWERKDARCKATCVRSKNHSYAIVNCSQTTGKVGDNCLCPCDVVDMTTFDKTNCVYSETKNT; encoded by the coding sequence ATGAATGAACAAAGGCAATCGGTCGGAATACTTGGTACTGGCGACTTTGCACGCGCACTGGCAAAGCGACTCTACTTCTCCGGATATGACGTAATTATAGGAAGCAGAAGACCGGAAGAAAATCTACTTTCCGCGATAGACGAGTGTTTATGTAACATGTCTCTCGTAAGCATAGAAGAATGTATTGAATCAGTTTCCGTCATTTTCTTAGCGGTTCATGCTGAAAACTTCAAAGATTTGTTACAAGAATATACTGAACACTTCGATGGTAAAATTGTTGTTGATGTTTCAAATAGGGATAAGGCAAGTGATACTTATTCAAATGCAGAATATCTTCAAACACTCATTCCACGGGCATCAGTAGTCAAGGCGTTTAACGTCATTTCCGCTTACGCAATGGAAAACAATTACAACACAAGCAGTCGACAAGTCTTTATTGCAGGCAACAATGACCTTGCTCGAGGAGCTGTTTCAAATATTGCTCGTGCAATGAATTTTACTCCAGTAGATTTTGGAAGCCTCATAGCTGCTCGACGAATTGAGAAACATCCACTATTATTATTTCCCGGCTGGAGTGGACCATGTTGGTTTACTATAACAGTGTTCATTATTTGGCTGTTATATCTggttttcatttattatattgAACAGACAGTCTACGAATGggaacaaatatttgtaaaagtgtTGAACAAAGCCATCTGTATGACTGGAATTACAGTACTGTCTGTGACATACTTAGCTAGCAGCTTTGCAGCAATAATACAGCTGTATAATGGGACAAAACACATCCGGTTCTCAAGATGGTTAGACAAATGGTTGAAAAATCGCAAACAGCTTGGACTAATTTCGTTCATGTTGATAGCAATTCATGCCATCATGTCAACACTTATAATGTCACCTACATATCTAAGATCATGGTACCATTCAACGAAAATAGTTATTCCGCATAACATGTCTGAAGCGtatgaatttcaaaatattaactggATGACATGGAAAGGAGAAGCTGCGTGTATGACCGGTATCTTTTCATTTACTCTTCTATGTTTCGTCTGTGTTTCTACCTTACCGTCGGTCACAGACACACTTAACTGGCGAGAATGGCGTTTTGTGCAGTCAAAGCTTGGCCACTTGGCGTTATTTCTAGCAGTTGTCCACGTGTTAGTAATGGGCATACCAGGTTGGGCGAAAACTCCAAAGAAGGTATACAAATCCATAACATTTTTATCCTCATTTCTTCCGTGGATAACCATTTTGTTGAAACTGTTTTTCTCAATACCGTGTGTCGatagatatattacaaaaattagaAAAGGTTGGGAAAGGAAAGACGCACGATGCAAGGCCACATGTGTTCGTTCAAAGAACCATAGTTATGCCATTGTGAATTGCAGCCAGACAACTGGAAAAGTAGGCGATAACTGTTTATGTCCATGTGATGTTGTAGACATGACAACATTTGATAAAACCAACTGTGTATACTCTGAAACTAAGAACACTTGA
- the LOC123554076 gene encoding metalloreductase STEAP4-like isoform X1, whose product MYGGKSNNSDIDITMNEQRQSVGILGTGDFARALAKRLYFSGYDVIIGSRRPEENLLSAIDECLCNMSLVSIEECIESVSVIFLAVHAENFKDLLQEYTEHFDGKIVVDVSNRDKASDTYSNAEYLQTLIPRASVVKAFNVISAYAMENNYNTSSRQVFIAGNNDLARGAVSNIARAMNFTPVDFGSLIAARRIEKHPLLLFPGWSGPCWFTITVFIIWLLYLVFIYYIEQTVYEWEQIFVKVLNKAICMTGITVLSVTYLASSFAAIIQLYNGTKHIRFSRWLDKWLKNRKQLGLISFMLIAIHAIMSTLIMSPTYLRSWYHSTKIVIPHNMSEAYEFQNINWMTWKGEAACMTGIFSFTLLCFVCVSTLPSVTDTLNWREWRFVQSKLGHLALFLAVVHVLVMGIPGWAKTPKKVYKSITFLSSFLPWITILLKLFFSIPCVDRYITKIRKGWERKDARCKATCVRSKNHSYAIVNCSQTTGKVGDNCLCPCDVVDMTTFDKTNCVYSETKNT is encoded by the coding sequence ATATCACAATGAATGAACAAAGGCAATCGGTCGGAATACTTGGTACTGGCGACTTTGCACGCGCACTGGCAAAGCGACTCTACTTCTCCGGATATGACGTAATTATAGGAAGCAGAAGACCGGAAGAAAATCTACTTTCCGCGATAGACGAGTGTTTATGTAACATGTCTCTCGTAAGCATAGAAGAATGTATTGAATCAGTTTCCGTCATTTTCTTAGCGGTTCATGCTGAAAACTTCAAAGATTTGTTACAAGAATATACTGAACACTTCGATGGTAAAATTGTTGTTGATGTTTCAAATAGGGATAAGGCAAGTGATACTTATTCAAATGCAGAATATCTTCAAACACTCATTCCACGGGCATCAGTAGTCAAGGCGTTTAACGTCATTTCCGCTTACGCAATGGAAAACAATTACAACACAAGCAGTCGACAAGTCTTTATTGCAGGCAACAATGACCTTGCTCGAGGAGCTGTTTCAAATATTGCTCGTGCAATGAATTTTACTCCAGTAGATTTTGGAAGCCTCATAGCTGCTCGACGAATTGAGAAACATCCACTATTATTATTTCCCGGCTGGAGTGGACCATGTTGGTTTACTATAACAGTGTTCATTATTTGGCTGTTATATCTggttttcatttattatattgAACAGACAGTCTACGAATGggaacaaatatttgtaaaagtgtTGAACAAAGCCATCTGTATGACTGGAATTACAGTACTGTCTGTGACATACTTAGCTAGCAGCTTTGCAGCAATAATACAGCTGTATAATGGGACAAAACACATCCGGTTCTCAAGATGGTTAGACAAATGGTTGAAAAATCGCAAACAGCTTGGACTAATTTCGTTCATGTTGATAGCAATTCATGCCATCATGTCAACACTTATAATGTCACCTACATATCTAAGATCATGGTACCATTCAACGAAAATAGTTATTCCGCATAACATGTCTGAAGCGtatgaatttcaaaatattaactggATGACATGGAAAGGAGAAGCTGCGTGTATGACCGGTATCTTTTCATTTACTCTTCTATGTTTCGTCTGTGTTTCTACCTTACCGTCGGTCACAGACACACTTAACTGGCGAGAATGGCGTTTTGTGCAGTCAAAGCTTGGCCACTTGGCGTTATTTCTAGCAGTTGTCCACGTGTTAGTAATGGGCATACCAGGTTGGGCGAAAACTCCAAAGAAGGTATACAAATCCATAACATTTTTATCCTCATTTCTTCCGTGGATAACCATTTTGTTGAAACTGTTTTTCTCAATACCGTGTGTCGatagatatattacaaaaattagaAAAGGTTGGGAAAGGAAAGACGCACGATGCAAGGCCACATGTGTTCGTTCAAAGAACCATAGTTATGCCATTGTGAATTGCAGCCAGACAACTGGAAAAGTAGGCGATAACTGTTTATGTCCATGTGATGTTGTAGACATGACAACATTTGATAAAACCAACTGTGTATACTCTGAAACTAAGAACACTTGA